One segment of Nerophis lumbriciformis linkage group LG35, RoL_Nlum_v2.1, whole genome shotgun sequence DNA contains the following:
- the LOC133575349 gene encoding voltage-gated delayed rectifier potassium channel KCNH4-like, with product MHKGWLQELGKRLEMPYVNNTVGGPSVRSSYIAALYFTLSSLTSVGFGNVCANTDAEKIFSICTMLIGGPHGAGGGVASSSG from the exons gatggctccaagagctgggcaaacgcctggagatgccctacgtcaacaacacggtcggcggcccgtcggtgcgcagctcgtacatcgccgccctctacttcaccctcagcagcctgaccagcgtcggctttggcaacgtgtgcgccaacacggacgccgagaagatcttctccatctgcaccatgctcatcggcg gtccgcatggagctggggggggcgtggcctccagttccggctga